A window of Theropithecus gelada isolate Dixy chromosome 14, Tgel_1.0, whole genome shotgun sequence contains these coding sequences:
- the CD82 gene encoding CD82 antigen isoform X2 produces MSELETVCRKPLRRKTSSSSLRMGAYVFIGVGAVTMLMGFLGCIGAVNEVRCLLGLYFAFLLLILIAQVTAGALFYFNMGKLKQEMGGIVMELIRDYNSSREDSLQDTWDYVQAQVKCCGWASFYNWTDNTELMNRSEVTYPCSCEHKGEEDNSLSMRKGFCETAGNKTQRGNNLEDWPVYQEGCMEKVQAWLQENLGIILGVGVGVAVIELLGMVLSICLCRHVHSEDYSKVPKY; encoded by the exons ATGTCAGAATTGGAGACGGTGTGTAGAAAACCCCTAAGGCGCA AAACCTCCTCCAGCTCGCTCAGGATGGGGGCCTACGTCTTCATCGGCGTGGGGGCAGTCACCATGCTCATGGGCTTCCTGGGCTGCATTGGCGCCGTCAATGAGGTCCGCTGTCTGCTGGGGCTG TACTTTGCCTTCCTGCTCCTGATCCTCATTGCCCAGGTGACGGCCGGGGCCCTCTTCTACTTCAACATGGGCAAG CTGAAGCAGGAGATGGGCGGCATCGTGATGGAGCTCATTCGAGATTACAACAGCAGTCGCGAGGACAGCCTGCAGGACACCTGGGACTACGTGCAGGCTCAG GTGAAGTGCTGCGGCTGGGCCAGCTTCTACAACTGGACGGACAACACTGAGCTCATGAATCGCTCTGAGGTCACCTACCCCTGTTCCTGCGAACACAAAGGGGAAGAGGACAACAGCCTTTCCATGAGGAAGGGCTTCTGCGAGACTGCTGGCAACAAGACCCAGAGGGGCAACAACCTTGAGGACTGGCCTGTGTACCAGGAG GGCTGCATGGAGAAGGTGCAGGCGTGGCTGCAGGAGAACCTGGGCATCATCCTCGGCGTGGGCGTGGGCGTGGCTGTCATTGAG CTCCTGGGGATGGTCCTGTCCATCTGCTTGTGCCGGCACGTCCATTCCGAAGACTACAGCAAGGTCCCCAAGTACTGA